A stretch of the Ostrea edulis chromosome 9, xbOstEdul1.1, whole genome shotgun sequence genome encodes the following:
- the LOC125658996 gene encoding motile sperm domain-containing protein 1-like, producing MLRQPTQLSDGRLPVFVFPSSLNFYSDDQSSHKQVLTLYNPYEFPLKFKVLCTAPRKYTVVDSEGTIRPHCCVDIVVRHSDICINNEGVRDKLRIHVTEHGTKKVIGKKDITAVLLPKKESSQQPEDNFHSLTSTSPEPPGTPSRAMKPEGGGGGPSLIIIFTAVSCILALMLPLHGDTESRLPDYLHLTVNQKMIAAYILGLVTMVILHV from the exons ATGCTAAGACAGCCCACACAGCTCTCTGATGGCAGACTGCCAGTGTTTGTGTTTCCTTCGTCACTGAATTTCTACTCCGATGACCAATCATCCCATAAACAAGTGTTGACCCTGTATAACCCTTACGAATTCCCACTGAAATTTAAAG ttttatgcACAGCTCCAAGGAAATACACAGTTGTTGATTCTGAGGGGACTATAAGACCACACTGTTGTGTGGATAT TGTCGTTCGCCATTCAGACATCTGTATCAACAATGAAGGAGTGAGAGACAAGCTACGCATTCATGTTACAGAACATGGCACCAAAAAAGTTATTG GTAAAAAGGATATTACGGCAGTTTTGTTGCCAAAGAAAGAATCGTCCCAGCAGCCAGAGGACAATTTCCATTCTCTGACATCCACTTCACCAGAGCCTCCCGGAACACCAAGCAGAG CTATGAAGCCAGAGGGGGGAGGAGGCGGTCCTAGTTTGATCATCATCTTTACTGCTGTGTCCTGTATCCTGGCTCTGATGCTTCCCTTGCATGGTGACACAGAGAGCAGACTACCAGATTATCTCCATCTGACGGTGAACCAGAAAATGATAGCAGCATATATTCTAG GTCTTGTCACCATggtcattttacatgtatga